A genome region from Bradyrhizobium commune includes the following:
- a CDS encoding ETC complex I subunit: MTARIFKPAKNAMQSGRSKTKQWQLDYEPEQPRAVEPLMGWTSSGDMKQQITLHFHTKEEAVAYCERKGIAYQVIEPKDSLHRQVAYADNFSFRRGEPWTH, encoded by the coding sequence ATGACCGCACGCATTTTCAAGCCCGCCAAGAACGCGATGCAATCCGGCCGGTCCAAGACCAAGCAATGGCAGCTCGATTACGAGCCGGAGCAGCCCCGCGCGGTCGAGCCGCTGATGGGCTGGACCTCGTCCGGCGACATGAAGCAGCAGATCACGCTGCACTTCCACACCAAGGAGGAGGCGGTCGCCTATTGCGAGCGCAAAGGCATCGCCTATCAGGTGATCGAGCCGAAGGATTCGCTGCACCGGCAAGTCGCCTATGCCGACAATTTCTCCTTCCGCCGCGGCGAGCCCTGGACGCACTGA
- a CDS encoding Lrp/AsnC family transcriptional regulator, whose protein sequence is MAGRHQLDGVDLRILSELQQDGRVRNNELAHRVGVSAPNCLRRLKSLFSRGVIRAVRAVIDERLIGYEVVSFVSIQLGSQAQPVLEAFESSIGAIPRIQQCWRISGDTDYLLKCVAPSVESMRQQLLHFAAMPNVKNVRSFPVLGVAKDVPLPVQEVTAAAPTG, encoded by the coding sequence ATGGCCGGGCGTCACCAGCTCGACGGCGTCGATTTAAGGATATTGTCCGAGCTCCAGCAGGACGGCCGCGTCCGCAACAACGAGCTCGCGCATCGCGTCGGCGTCTCGGCGCCGAACTGCCTGCGGCGGCTGAAATCGCTGTTCAGCCGTGGTGTGATCCGGGCGGTACGTGCGGTGATCGACGAGCGGCTGATCGGCTATGAGGTGGTGTCGTTCGTCTCGATCCAGCTCGGCAGCCAGGCCCAGCCGGTGCTCGAGGCGTTCGAGAGCTCGATTGGCGCCATTCCGCGGATCCAGCAGTGCTGGCGGATTTCGGGCGACACCGACTATCTCCTGAAATGTGTGGCGCCGAGCGTCGAGAGCATGCGCCAGCAGCTCCTGCATTTTGCCGCAATGCCGAACGTGAAGAACGTCCGCAGCTTCCCGGTCCTCGGCGTGGCCAAGGACGTGCCGCTGCCAGTTCAGGAGGTCACGGCGGCTGCGCCGACGGGATAG